In a genomic window of [Empedobacter] haloabium:
- the pth gene encoding aminoacyl-tRNA hydrolase gives MTIRLIVGLGNPGAEYEQTRHNAGFWLVDNLARGLPGTFLQRESRFNALAAKTSIGGQEVWLLEPQTYMNRSGQSVGGLARFFKINPDEILVVHDELDMLPGVAKLKKGGSSGGHNGLKDITAALGTQDYWRLRIGIGHPRTLNLTQNVADFVLHRPRREEQLLIDEAIEKSLKIIPLAVAGKMAQATMELHSA, from the coding sequence ATGACCATCCGCCTGATCGTCGGCCTCGGCAACCCCGGCGCCGAATACGAACAAACCCGCCACAACGCCGGCTTCTGGCTGGTCGACAATCTCGCGCGCGGCCTGCCCGGCACCTTCCTGCAGCGCGAGAGCCGCTTCAACGCACTGGCCGCGAAGACGTCGATCGGCGGCCAGGAAGTGTGGCTGCTCGAGCCCCAGACCTATATGAACCGCTCCGGCCAGTCGGTCGGCGGCCTGGCGCGCTTCTTCAAGATCAATCCCGACGAGATCCTCGTCGTGCACGACGAACTGGACATGCTGCCGGGCGTGGCCAAGCTGAAAAAGGGCGGCTCTTCCGGCGGCCATAACGGCTTGAAGGACATCACGGCGGCGCTGGGCACGCAGGACTACTGGCGCCTGCGCATCGGCATCGGCCACCCGCGCACCTTGAACCTGACGCAGAACGTGGCCGATTTCGTGCTGCACCGCCCGCGCCGCGAGGAGCAGCTGCTGATCGACGAAGCGATCGAAAAGAGCCTGAAGATCATTCCGCTCGCCGTCGCCGGCAAGATGGCGCAGGCGACGATGGAACTGCACAGCGCCTGA
- the ychF gene encoding redox-regulated ATPase YchF, with protein sequence MSLKCGIVGLPNVGKSTLFNALTKAGIPAENYPFCTIEPNVGVVEVPDPRLKQLAEIVKPERIVNAIVEFVDIAGLVAGASQGEGLGNQFLAHIRETDAIVNVVRCFEDENVIHVAGKVSPLDDIAVIQTELALADMGTVEKAIHRENKKARSGDKDAAKLVALLEKIMPALNDAKPVRALGLTEDEMLLIKPLCLITAKPAMYVANVSDNGFTNNPLLDQLTAYAKEQNAPIVAICAAIEAEIADLEDEDKAAFLADMGMDEPGLDRLIRAGFKLLGLQTYFTAGVKEVRAWTIHVGDTAPQAAGVIHTDFERGFIRAQTIAFDDFIAYKGEAGAKEAGKMRAEGKEYVVKDGDVLNFLFNV encoded by the coding sequence ATGAGTCTCAAATGCGGCATCGTCGGCCTGCCCAACGTCGGCAAGTCCACTCTTTTCAACGCGCTGACGAAGGCCGGCATCCCGGCCGAGAACTACCCATTCTGCACGATCGAGCCGAACGTCGGTGTGGTCGAGGTACCCGATCCGCGCCTGAAGCAGCTGGCGGAAATCGTCAAGCCTGAGCGCATCGTCAACGCCATCGTCGAATTCGTCGACATCGCCGGCCTGGTGGCGGGCGCGTCGCAGGGCGAAGGCCTGGGCAACCAGTTCCTGGCGCACATCCGCGAAACGGACGCCATCGTCAACGTGGTGCGCTGCTTCGAGGACGAGAACGTGATCCACGTGGCCGGCAAGGTCAGCCCGCTGGACGACATCGCCGTGATCCAGACCGAACTGGCGTTGGCCGACATGGGCACCGTCGAGAAGGCGATCCACCGCGAGAACAAGAAGGCGCGCTCGGGCGACAAGGACGCGGCCAAGCTGGTCGCGCTGCTGGAAAAGATCATGCCGGCGCTGAACGACGCCAAGCCGGTGCGCGCCCTGGGCCTGACCGAAGACGAAATGCTGCTGATCAAGCCACTGTGCCTGATCACGGCCAAGCCGGCCATGTACGTGGCCAACGTGTCCGACAACGGCTTCACCAACAACCCGCTGCTGGACCAGCTGACGGCCTACGCCAAGGAGCAGAATGCCCCGATCGTCGCCATCTGCGCCGCCATCGAAGCGGAAATCGCCGACCTGGAAGACGAGGACAAGGCCGCCTTCCTGGCCGACATGGGCATGGACGAGCCGGGCCTGGACCGCCTGATCCGCGCCGGCTTCAAGCTGCTGGGCCTGCAGACCTACTTCACGGCCGGCGTCAAGGAAGTGCGCGCCTGGACGATCCACGTGGGCGACACGGCGCCGCAAGCGGCCGGCGTCATCCACACCGACTTCGAACGCGGCTTCATCCGCGCCCAGACCATCGCCTTCGACGACTTCATCGCCTACAAGGGCGAAGCGGGCGCCAAGGAAGCGGGCAAGATGCGCGCCGAGGGCAAGGAATACGTCGTCAAGGATGGCGATGTGCTGAACTTCCTGTTCAACGTCTGA
- a CDS encoding YeeE/YedE family protein, translating into MTIDWLHFTPWTSLAGGLLIGAAAALLILLNGRIAGISGILGGLLRAPRTDRRWRLAFLGGLLLAAPLWRGIAPLPAMHPVAGDAALVLAGLLVGFGTRLGAGCTSGHGVCGLARLSPRSLAATVTFMLAGAVTVFVLRHLVGG; encoded by the coding sequence ATGACGATCGACTGGCTTCATTTCACTCCCTGGACCTCGCTGGCCGGCGGCCTGCTGATCGGCGCTGCCGCCGCGCTGCTGATCCTGCTGAACGGCCGCATCGCCGGCATCAGCGGCATCCTCGGCGGCCTGCTGCGCGCCCCGCGCACGGACCGTCGCTGGCGCCTCGCTTTCCTGGGCGGCCTGTTGCTGGCCGCACCGCTGTGGCGCGGCATCGCGCCGCTGCCCGCGATGCATCCGGTCGCTGGCGACGCCGCGCTGGTGTTGGCCGGGCTGCTGGTCGGCTTCGGTACGCGGCTGGGTGCCGGCTGCACCAGCGGCCATGGCGTGTGCGGGCTGGCGCGCCTGTCGCCACGCTCGCTGGCGGCCACCGTCACCTTCATGCTGGCCGGTGCCGTGACCGTGTTCGTGCTGCGCCACCTGGTGGGAGGCTGA
- a CDS encoding outer membrane lipoprotein LolB, which translates to MKHSIYPLILGAAVLLAGCATSPTAPLSSTAVAPYRETLALEGSLSVNYVKEGKRESLSGKFTWQQQGPRTDVTLSSPLGQQIAAITVTPQQATYHEGNQPPRSAPDIDTLSARTLGWPLPVSGLRDWLQGYATAVGGKRFAASPANSSVTTADGWQLQFDAWQDGDVGNSGAAPQPRRIIARRGPGGDIEEIEIRIAIRPAASAS; encoded by the coding sequence ATGAAGCATTCGATTTACCCCCTGATCCTGGGCGCGGCCGTGCTGCTGGCCGGCTGCGCCACCAGCCCGACGGCGCCGCTGTCCAGCACCGCCGTCGCGCCGTACCGCGAGACGCTGGCGCTGGAAGGCTCCCTCAGCGTCAACTACGTCAAGGAAGGCAAGCGCGAGTCGCTGTCCGGCAAATTCACCTGGCAGCAGCAGGGGCCGCGCACCGACGTGACCCTGTCCTCGCCGCTGGGCCAGCAGATCGCCGCCATCACCGTCACGCCGCAGCAGGCCACTTACCACGAAGGCAACCAGCCGCCGCGCAGCGCGCCGGACATCGACACGCTGTCCGCCCGCACGCTGGGCTGGCCGCTGCCCGTGTCCGGCCTGCGCGATTGGTTGCAGGGCTATGCCACCGCCGTCGGCGGCAAGCGCTTCGCCGCCAGCCCGGCCAACAGCAGCGTCACCACGGCGGACGGCTGGCAGCTGCAGTTCGACGCCTGGCAGGACGGGGATGTGGGCAACAGCGGCGCGGCGCCGCAGCCGCGCCGCATCATCGCCCGCCGCGGTCCCGGCGGCGATATCGAGGAAATCGAGATCCGCATCGCGATCCGCCCGGCCGCGAGCGCGTCATGA
- a CDS encoding glycosyltransferase, which produces MARILFIHQNFPGQFRHLAPALAADGHKVVALGMTDKGEALPGVRYLRHQVRVPAEARQQLPQLKDLYSKMLRGESCAAELARLKAEGFIPDIVFVHPGWGEGLFVRDVFPRAKVLVYAEYYYESEGGDTYFDPEFSSPPGLASLQRMRLRNTHLLHAMSAADAGLSPTVFQRDRHPAWFRERIRVIHDGIDTERFRPRQDARVSLAGARVTLKPGDEVVTFVARQLEPYRGYHTFMRALPALQRLRPNARIVIVGADGTSYGAAPPPGQTWKAIFRDEVAARLDMRRVHFVGRLPHELLTQLMQVSAVYTYLTYPFVLSWSLMEAMSTGCLIVGSRTAPLEEVIRHGENGLLTDFFDHEALAATIADALERRASLAHLREAARQTVVDGYDLQRICLPAQKRFVLE; this is translated from the coding sequence ATGGCGCGCATCCTGTTCATCCACCAGAATTTCCCCGGCCAGTTCCGCCACCTGGCGCCGGCACTCGCCGCCGATGGCCACAAGGTCGTCGCGCTGGGCATGACGGACAAGGGCGAAGCCCTGCCGGGAGTACGCTACCTGCGCCACCAGGTGCGCGTGCCGGCCGAGGCGCGCCAGCAGCTGCCGCAGTTGAAGGACCTGTACAGCAAGATGCTGCGCGGCGAGTCGTGCGCGGCCGAACTGGCGCGCCTGAAGGCGGAGGGGTTCATACCCGACATCGTGTTCGTCCACCCCGGCTGGGGCGAAGGCCTGTTCGTGCGCGACGTCTTCCCGCGCGCGAAAGTGCTGGTGTATGCCGAGTATTATTATGAGAGCGAAGGCGGCGACACCTACTTCGATCCCGAGTTTTCCAGCCCGCCGGGCCTGGCCAGCCTGCAGCGGATGCGCTTGCGTAACACGCACCTGCTGCATGCGATGTCGGCGGCCGATGCCGGCCTGTCGCCCACCGTGTTCCAGCGCGACCGCCATCCGGCCTGGTTCCGCGAGCGCATCCGCGTGATCCACGACGGCATCGACACGGAACGCTTCCGCCCCCGGCAGGACGCCCGCGTCAGCCTGGCGGGGGCGCGCGTGACGCTCAAGCCGGGTGACGAGGTGGTGACGTTCGTCGCGCGCCAGCTGGAACCCTATCGCGGCTACCACACCTTCATGCGCGCGCTGCCGGCCCTGCAGCGGCTGCGCCCGAACGCGCGCATCGTCATCGTCGGCGCGGACGGCACCAGCTATGGCGCGGCGCCGCCGCCGGGCCAGACCTGGAAAGCCATCTTCCGCGACGAGGTGGCGGCGCGCCTGGACATGCGCCGCGTGCACTTCGTCGGCCGCCTGCCGCACGAGCTCTTGACGCAGCTGATGCAGGTCTCGGCCGTGTACACCTACCTGACCTATCCGTTCGTGCTGTCGTGGTCCCTGATGGAGGCGATGAGCACGGGCTGCCTGATCGTCGGTTCGCGCACGGCGCCGCTGGAAGAGGTGATCCGGCACGGCGAGAACGGCCTGCTGACGGACTTCTTCGACCACGAGGCGCTGGCCGCGACGATCGCCGATGCGCTCGAGCGCCGTGCCAGCCTGGCGCACCTGCGCGAGGCCGCGCGCCAGACGGTCGTGGACGGGTATGACCTGCAACGCATCTGCCTGCCGGCGCAGAAGCGGTTCGTGCTCGAGTAA
- a CDS encoding nuclear transport factor 2 family protein: MKSALACSTLAAVALLLSVPACAAEPPAATTATAPDAAFVRQVNAFVDGWHDDAAHTRPAYFDKIAPQGVYIGTDKSEIWTRDQFKAWARPFWERKKAWSFTAQKRNVYYSPDRRYVWFDEQLSTQMGTCQASGVLRNTGDGFLVEHYQLSMAVPNALNAGFAKAIAEYESKAPR, from the coding sequence ATGAAGAGCGCCCTCGCCTGCTCGACCCTGGCCGCCGTGGCCCTGCTGCTGTCCGTGCCGGCCTGCGCGGCCGAGCCGCCAGCCGCCACGACGGCGACCGCGCCGGACGCGGCGTTCGTCCGCCAGGTCAACGCCTTTGTCGACGGCTGGCATGACGACGCGGCGCACACGCGGCCGGCCTACTTCGACAAGATCGCGCCGCAGGGCGTCTACATCGGCACCGACAAGAGCGAGATCTGGACGCGCGATCAGTTCAAGGCCTGGGCCCGGCCGTTCTGGGAACGCAAGAAGGCCTGGTCGTTCACGGCGCAGAAGCGCAATGTGTATTACTCGCCCGACCGTCGCTACGTGTGGTTCGACGAGCAGCTGAGCACGCAGATGGGCACCTGCCAGGCCAGCGGCGTGCTGCGCAACACCGGCGACGGCTTCCTGGTCGAGCACTACCAGCTGTCGATGGCCGTGCCGAATGCCCTCAACGCGGGCTTTGCCAAGGCGATCGCCGAGTACGAAAGCAAGGCCCCGCGGTAA
- a CDS encoding 50S ribosomal protein L25/general stress protein Ctc: MKVVAFKRELQGTGASRRLRNSGQTPGIIYGGTEAPVTIALDHNALYHALKKEAFHGAVLDMELDGQVQKVLLRDFQMHAYKQLVLHADFQRVDANQPVHVKVALHFENADVSPAVKLHGATISHVANEIEISCLPSALPEFISVDLSKMDVGTTLHINDLTLPAGVTAVTHGNNLTIATASVPAGQVSADAAAEEKK, from the coding sequence ATGAAAGTTGTTGCATTCAAACGCGAACTGCAGGGCACGGGTGCGAGCCGCCGCCTGCGTAATTCCGGCCAGACCCCTGGCATCATCTACGGCGGCACCGAAGCCCCGGTGACGATCGCCCTGGACCACAACGCGCTGTACCACGCGCTGAAGAAAGAAGCCTTCCACGGCGCCGTGCTGGACATGGAACTGGACGGCCAAGTCCAGAAAGTGCTGCTGCGCGACTTCCAGATGCACGCATACAAGCAACTGGTCCTGCACGCTGACTTCCAGCGCGTCGACGCGAACCAGCCAGTGCACGTCAAAGTGGCACTGCACTTCGAAAACGCCGACGTTTCCCCAGCAGTGAAACTGCACGGCGCGACGATCAGCCACGTGGCCAACGAGATCGAAATCTCGTGCCTGCCATCGGCCCTGCCTGAGTTCATCTCGGTCGACCTGTCGAAAATGGACGTCGGCACCACGCTGCACATCAACGACCTGACGCTGCCAGCTGGCGTGACCGCTGTCACCCACGGCAACAACCTGACGATCGCTACCGCTTCGGTACCGGCCGGCCAGGTGTCCGCCGACGCGGCTGCCGAAGAGAAGAAGTAA
- the ispE gene encoding 4-(cytidine 5'-diphospho)-2-C-methyl-D-erythritol kinase: MRQLLNCPAPAKLNLFLHVTGRRPDGYHLLQTVFQLIDRGDVLHFTLRDDDAIRRATDVPGVPEEQDLIVRAARLLQAEAIRRTGRTPPGVDIAIDKILPMGGGLGGGSSDAATTLLALNALWQAGLSRQELMDLGLPLGADIPFFVFGRTAFAEGVGEALQAVEVPDCWYVVIEPGVAVPTAKIFTSEHLTRNTPLVIMSDFSSYLAKRNGLQGFGRNDLQQVATRLFPPVAEAVEWLGGYGDARMTGSGACVFCAFDSEEQADAVLAKVPDAWTGWKAKALRHHPLLDMLPGTESCEA, translated from the coding sequence ATGAGGCAGTTGCTGAACTGCCCGGCGCCGGCCAAGCTGAACCTGTTCCTGCACGTGACGGGGCGGCGCCCGGACGGCTACCACCTGCTGCAGACGGTGTTCCAGCTGATCGACCGGGGCGACGTACTGCACTTCACCTTGCGCGACGACGATGCGATCCGCCGCGCGACGGACGTGCCGGGCGTGCCGGAAGAGCAGGACCTGATCGTGCGCGCGGCGCGCCTGCTGCAGGCCGAGGCGATCCGACGCACGGGCCGCACGCCGCCCGGCGTCGACATCGCCATCGACAAGATCCTGCCGATGGGCGGCGGCCTGGGCGGCGGCTCGTCCGATGCGGCCACCACGCTGCTGGCGCTGAACGCGCTGTGGCAGGCCGGCCTGTCGCGCCAGGAGCTGATGGACCTGGGCCTGCCGCTGGGCGCGGACATCCCGTTCTTCGTGTTCGGCCGCACCGCGTTTGCGGAAGGCGTGGGGGAAGCGCTGCAAGCGGTAGAGGTGCCGGATTGCTGGTATGTCGTCATCGAGCCGGGCGTGGCCGTGCCCACCGCAAAGATTTTTACGTCGGAACATTTGACAAGAAACACGCCGCTCGTCATAATGTCGGACTTTTCCAGCTACCTCGCAAAACGAAACGGTTTGCAGGGATTTGGAAGGAACGATTTACAACAGGTGGCCACCCGCTTGTTCCCGCCGGTAGCAGAGGCGGTAGAATGGCTGGGTGGGTACGGCGATGCCAGGATGACTGGCTCCGGAGCTTGTGTGTTCTGCGCGTTCGACAGCGAGGAACAGGCCGATGCGGTGCTTGCGAAAGTGCCCGACGCCTGGACCGGCTGGAAAGCGAAAGCGCTGCGACATCACCCGCTGCTGGATATGTTGCCAGGCACTGAAAGTTGTGAAGCGTAA
- a CDS encoding DUF6691 family protein: MPNLFALLAGLLFGVGLILSGMTDPAKVTAFLDVAGAWDPSLAFVMGGALLVALPAFYVARRRGTTLDGAPLQLPTARHLDRPLIAGSVMFGAGWGLAGYCPGPALASLSMPDGAPWLFVAAMLMGMALYEARQWWRGR, from the coding sequence ATGCCCAACCTGTTCGCCCTGCTGGCCGGCCTGCTGTTCGGCGTCGGTCTGATCCTGTCCGGCATGACCGATCCCGCCAAGGTCACGGCGTTCCTCGACGTGGCCGGCGCCTGGGATCCGTCGCTGGCCTTCGTCATGGGTGGCGCGTTGCTGGTGGCGCTGCCCGCGTTTTACGTCGCACGCCGGCGCGGCACCACGTTGGACGGTGCGCCCTTGCAGTTGCCGACGGCGCGCCATCTCGACCGCCCGCTGATCGCCGGCAGCGTGATGTTCGGTGCCGGCTGGGGCCTGGCCGGCTACTGCCCGGGGCCGGCGCTGGCGTCGCTGTCGATGCCCGATGGCGCGCCCTGGTTGTTCGTCGCGGCGATGCTGATGGGGATGGCGTTGTACGAAGCGCGGCAATGGTGGCGTGGCCGCTGA
- a CDS encoding diguanylate cyclase produces the protein MKTKGLAAVRRRLRWRIVPRAALVAVLLVASAGVVWLSYTGIREREIARLQANADGRLRQLSQLLLAPAERYSYLPNLLANYRILNDALRAPHDAARVRAANAFLHQLNERTGTSLLYLLDLRGTTVAASNWDAADSLVGRNYAFRPYFTNALRDGAGRFFAMGVTSHKPGYYLSYLVKEGERTLGVAVVKIDLRLPDLGGSNGEMLVTDAAGVAFLSSRPDWNYRPIRPVTPAAAAQLRSTRQYEGVLKAPLASAAGRQLAAGAEIVRLRGGDGVASAWLLVRRRIADSEWNANLLMPMARVEDIARVGALTAAAGIALLLMLGVLLAQLRSRVRERKRSRRRLERAHRALGQQNEELRLLSEELRRKSITDSLTGMANRAFFLDSAAAMVGIAKRHGTPLALLLVDADHFKRINDEYGHPAGDAVLQLLASVLTAQTREGDVAARYGGEEFIVALPHTTAQAASELAERIRGRVAAQPAPPGMAGLRLSVSIGVAQYRPEEADIGETIRRADAALYAAKHAGRDCVRVDGGVAPGT, from the coding sequence ATGAAAACCAAGGGGCTTGCCGCCGTCCGGCGCCGGCTGCGCTGGCGCATCGTGCCGCGTGCGGCCCTGGTCGCCGTGCTGCTGGTGGCGTCGGCGGGCGTCGTCTGGCTGTCCTACACCGGCATTCGCGAGCGTGAGATCGCGCGGCTGCAAGCCAATGCCGACGGCCGCCTGCGCCAGCTGTCGCAACTGCTGCTGGCACCCGCGGAGCGCTACAGCTACCTGCCCAACCTGCTGGCCAACTACCGCATCCTGAACGACGCCCTGCGCGCGCCGCACGATGCGGCCCGGGTGCGTGCCGCAAACGCCTTCCTGCACCAGCTGAACGAGCGCACCGGCACGTCGCTGCTGTACCTGCTGGACCTGCGCGGCACCACGGTCGCGGCCAGCAACTGGGACGCGGCCGACAGCCTGGTGGGGCGCAACTATGCGTTCCGGCCTTATTTCACCAATGCCTTGCGCGACGGCGCCGGCCGGTTTTTCGCCATGGGCGTCACGTCGCACAAGCCGGGCTACTACCTTTCGTACCTCGTCAAGGAAGGCGAGCGCACGCTGGGGGTGGCCGTCGTCAAGATCGACTTGCGCCTGCCCGACCTGGGCGGCAGCAACGGCGAGATGCTCGTGACCGACGCCGCCGGCGTGGCCTTTCTCAGCTCGCGGCCCGACTGGAACTACCGGCCGATCCGGCCTGTGACCCCGGCGGCGGCGGCGCAACTGCGCAGCACACGCCAGTACGAAGGCGTGCTGAAAGCGCCGCTGGCGTCGGCCGCCGGCCGCCAGTTGGCGGCGGGCGCGGAAATCGTCCGCCTGCGCGGTGGTGACGGCGTCGCGTCGGCCTGGCTGCTCGTGCGCCGCCGTATCGCCGATTCGGAGTGGAACGCCAACCTGTTGATGCCGATGGCCCGCGTGGAGGACATCGCGCGGGTCGGGGCGCTGACGGCGGCCGCCGGCATCGCGCTGCTGCTGATGCTGGGCGTGCTGCTGGCCCAGCTGCGCAGCCGGGTGCGCGAACGCAAGCGCTCGCGCCGCCGCCTGGAACGGGCGCACCGGGCGCTGGGGCAGCAGAACGAGGAACTGCGCCTGCTCAGCGAGGAGCTGCGCCGCAAGTCGATCACGGACAGCCTGACCGGCATGGCCAACCGCGCGTTCTTCCTCGACAGCGCGGCCGCCATGGTCGGCATCGCCAAGCGCCACGGCACGCCGCTGGCGCTGCTGCTGGTCGACGCCGATCACTTCAAGCGCATCAATGACGAATACGGCCACCCGGCCGGCGACGCGGTGCTGCAACTGCTGGCATCCGTGCTGACGGCACAAACGCGCGAGGGCGACGTCGCGGCCCGCTACGGCGGCGAGGAATTCATCGTCGCGCTGCCGCACACGACGGCGCAGGCGGCCAGCGAGCTGGCCGAACGCATCCGCGGCCGCGTCGCCGCCCAGCCGGCGCCGCCCGGCATGGCCGGCCTGCGCCTATCTGTGTCGATCGGGGTGGCGCAGTACCGGCCGGAAGAGGCGGACATCGGCGAGACCATCCGGCGCGCCGATGCCGCACTGTACGCGGCCAAGCATGCGGGGCGCGATTGCGTGCGGGTGGATGGGGGCGTGGCGCCGGGCACATGA
- a CDS encoding ribose-phosphate pyrophosphokinase — translation MAYENLMVFTGNANPALAEGVAKNLGIPLGKAVVSKFSDGEVMVEINENVRGKDVFVLQSTCAPTNDNLMELILMVDALKRASAGRITAAIPYFGYARQDRRPRSARVAISAKVVANMLEEAGVERVLIMDLHADQIQGFFDIPVDNIYASPILLGDLQKKDHQDLLVVSPDVGGVVRARALAKRLGCDLAIIDKRRPKANVSEVMNIIGDVEGRNCVIMDDMVDTAGTLVKAAEVLKERGAKKVIAYCTHPVLSGPAIDRITNSSLDELVVTDTIPLSEAGKACGKIRQLTCAPLLAETFKRIIKGDSVISLFVD, via the coding sequence ATGGCTTACGAAAACCTGATGGTTTTTACCGGCAACGCTAATCCTGCGTTGGCAGAAGGGGTCGCAAAAAATCTCGGCATCCCCCTTGGCAAAGCGGTCGTTTCGAAATTCTCGGACGGCGAAGTAATGGTCGAAATCAACGAGAACGTCCGCGGTAAAGACGTCTTCGTGCTGCAATCGACCTGCGCGCCGACCAACGACAACCTGATGGAACTGATCCTGATGGTCGATGCCCTGAAACGCGCATCCGCTGGCCGCATCACGGCCGCCATCCCTTACTTCGGCTATGCCCGCCAGGATCGCCGTCCGCGTTCCGCCCGCGTGGCCATCTCGGCAAAAGTCGTCGCCAACATGCTGGAAGAAGCCGGTGTCGAGCGCGTCCTGATCATGGACCTGCACGCCGACCAGATCCAGGGCTTCTTCGACATCCCGGTCGACAATATCTACGCATCGCCGATCCTGTTGGGCGACCTGCAGAAGAAAGACCACCAGGACCTGCTGGTCGTGTCGCCGGACGTCGGCGGCGTGGTGCGCGCCCGCGCGCTGGCCAAGCGCCTGGGCTGCGACCTGGCGATCATCGACAAGCGCCGTCCGAAAGCCAACGTCTCCGAAGTGATGAACATCATCGGCGACGTGGAAGGCCGCAACTGCGTCATCATGGACGACATGGTCGACACGGCCGGCACGCTGGTCAAGGCCGCCGAAGTCCTGAAGGAACGCGGCGCCAAGAAAGTCATCGCTTACTGCACGCACCCCGTGCTGTCCGGCCCGGCGATCGACCGCATCACCAATTCGTCGCTGGACGAGCTGGTCGTGACGGATACGATCCCGCTGTCCGAAGCCGGCAAGGCCTGCGGCAAGATCCGTCAACTGACCTGCGCACCGCTGCTGGCAGAGACGTTCAAGCGCATCATCAAGGGCGATTCCGTGATCTCCCTGTTCGTCGACTAA